A genomic region of Dreissena polymorpha isolate Duluth1 chromosome 4, UMN_Dpol_1.0, whole genome shotgun sequence contains the following coding sequences:
- the LOC127880103 gene encoding uncharacterized protein LOC127880103, protein MSTQSKNKPPVQRPSEMFIELTRQAEWDEFHLEKQALNKSQLFQQYLRGYEEVKTTLSDVENKTRERFSFVNMVLRDKVVDIFPMFDTLEERTVVGNKLARLGLVETLEDYYDYIMDDLSLTSLTDAIVLKYREDSGMRTLLTIRRLLWDYSDSCHTFSESVADSGLFQKLMLDLHLISQDGLGGLQSQIENDSDLFIFSSAVSILYNSARNPFIEKERFRQYRTVEKMRVFLKCQCQYIQMISLLAMANIIRENEVPDLTTEFDVVSFITDAILAATQAKDRRVQGFHVTELVDGLTALCQHDDVRRKASRKPTLHLVLTILSEGSPPEKLAVLKLMWEMSFLGDSRKKILAEEDLTELIRELTFHNNLDVKCTAKKAMFVLSQKDDRVIEVECRPVDERVQPHVMISYHWGDRTKVIEIYHVLRAEGYNIWIDVEEVNKYPDVTNAMTSSIEDANVVLVFMSEKYKNSRNCRTELEYAFELKKIIVPLLVQQNYKADGWLRDVIGENPGTIDFTRFTHSKMHTLRQILQKDQQAAVQPLFRSPSRVKSRAAVALSTPRGTSRMMSRASILSPANIKSAKQVLDWTADDIQQWAMDFKLEGRAFRTVAKMNGAQIYFVFENWIKNPARFCHWIETTMHLGSVEDLMRFRNAIKALVTYTT, encoded by the exons ATGTCCACACAATCAAAGAATAAACCCCCAGTGCAGAGGCCCTCGGAGATGTTCATTGAGCTCACACGACAGGCGGAGTGGGATGAATTCCATCTGGAAAAACAG GCACTGAATAAATCACAGTTGTTTCAACAATACTTGAGAGGCTACGAGGAAGTGAAGACCACTTTAAGCGATGTTGAGAACAAGACGCGGGAGAGGTTTAGTTTTGTGAATATGGTGCTCAGAGACAAGGTGGTTGACATCTTCCCCATGTTCGACACACTCGAAGAGAGGACCGTTGTGGGAAACAAGCTTGCCAGACTTGG ACTGGTGGAAACCCTGGAGGATTACTATGACTACATAATGGACGACTTGTCGTTAACCTCTCTCACCGACGCAATCGTGTTGAAATATAGAGAGGACTCAGGAATGCGAACCCTGTTGACAATACGGCGTCTGCTTTGGGACTACTCTGACAGTTGCCATACATTCTCAGAGTCAGTCGCTGACAGTGGATTGTTTCAGAAGCTTATGCTAGATTTACATCTTATATCTCAGGACGGTTTGGGAGGATTGCAATCCCAAATTGAG AATGACAGTGACCTGTTCATATTCTCTTCTGCAGTAAGCATTCTGTACAACTCTGCTCGAAATCCTTTTATAGAAAAGGAACGTTTCCGTCAATATCGAACTGTGGAAAAGATGAGAGTATTTTTAAAATGCCAGTGTCAGT ACATTCAGATGATATCGCTACTGGCCATGGCAAACATCATCCGGGAAAACGAGGTCCCAGACCTTACCACGGAGTTCGATGTTGTGTCATTCATCACAGATGCAATCTTAGCGGCAACACAG GCGAAGGACAGGCGAGTACAAGGATTTCACGTGACAGAGCTCGTTGACGGACTGACGGCGTTATGTCAACATGATGACGTAAGACGTAAAGCCTCCAGGAAGCCTACGCTCCACCTGGTGCTTACAATTCTCAGTGAAGGCAGTCCGCCGGAAAAACTCGCAGTGTTGAAATTAATGTGGGAAATGAGCTTTCTGGGAGATAGCAGGAAGAAAATACTG GCGGAGGAAGATCTCACAGAACTAATACGCGAGCTGACATTTCACAACAATCTAGACGTCAAATGTACAGCGAAGAAGGCAATGTTTGTCCTTAGTCAGAAGGATGACAGAGTGATTGAAG TGGAATGCAGACCAGTTGATGAGCGAGTGCAACCTCACGTTATGATCAGTTACCACTGGGGAGACAGGACTAAAGTTATAGAG ATATATCATGTTTTGAGAGCAGAGGGATACAATATTTGGATCGACGTGGAAGAAGTCAACAAATATCCTGACGTCACGAATGCAATGACGTCATCAATAGAAGATGCCAATGTTGTTCTCGTGTTTATGTCAGAAAAATACAAGAATAGCCGGAATTGTCGAACAG AGCTTGAGTATGCATTTGAATTGAAGAAGATAATAGTTCCACTTTTGGTGCAGCAAAACTACAAAGCAGACGGATGGTTGCGTGACGTCATTGGGGAAAACCCAGGCACGATAGATTTCACCCGATTCACACATTCAAAGATGCATACCCTAAGACAGATATTG CAAAAAGATCAGCAAGCAGCTGTCCAGCCTCTATTTCGTTCGCCTTCACGTGTTAAGTCACGTGCTGCAGTCGCATTATCTACGCCACGTGGTACATCGAGGATGATGTCAAGAGCCTCGATTTTGAGTCCAGCAAATATAAAGTCTGCCAAGCAGGTGTTAGATTGGACAGCAGACGACATTCAACAATGGGCGATGGACTTCAAACTAGA